CTTCGCGACGACGGAACGCCGCGCGGCTCAAGGGCGCTCCGCCCTCGCCACCCGCCCCACGCACCATCGCTAGCGCCTCACTTCCCGTTGAGTGCTGGGATTCCCACCCCCCAACACAAGAGGTGGTGGGGCGGAGGGGCCGATGCGCCGCGCAGCGGCGCGGGGTCGGGGACGGGGCGGTGGCGCCTGCGAGGCGGCGCGACGAAACGCAAGGGCCGTGACGTCCCGTGTGTCTTGTCGCGCGGCGGAGCCGAAGCCGAAGCCCCGTCCCCGACCTCGCGCCGCCCCCCGACGCCCCCCCGACGCCCCCGACGCCCCGCGCCCCTACGACAACACGAACTCGGTGAACTGCAGCTCCCGCGCCGCCGGCTCCGCCATCACCCGGTTCACCTCCCGGAGCATCTGCAGGCGAAGCGCCTCGCGCGCGACGGCGCTCGACACCATGTAGCGGCTCTTGGTGCGCAGAAGGTCGACGATGGCCGCCCGGACCTGGACCTGCTTGCGCTCGAACTCCCACTCGTCGGCGCGATTGCGCAGGACGACGTCCGCGCTGAAGACGCAGCTCGCATCGTTGAGCTTCGCCTGCATGCGCGTGATGTGGGCGACCGTGCCCGGCGCCGTCGCGACCCAGCCCCAGAAGCCCACGATGGTGAGCACGAGCGTCACGACGGAGGCCGCGATCAGCGGCGGAACCTTGCGCTGCGCCATCTTCGCGCCCCGTATGGGCAGCAAGGCCCGCGCCACGGTCGAACCACGCACCGTCGCGGATCGCCCATGTGCCACGCGGCATCAGGACGCCGCGACGCACGAAAATGACGAGTCCGCCGTGCACCGGTGTTCAGACATGTCCGGTGACGCGCCCATGTGCCACGATCCGGCGAAGCCACCACGCTGGCAGGACACCGGCGGACGCCACCGCCGCCTCGAACCAGAAGAGGCCCTGCGTCCCCAGCCGATCGACGAGCACGCCGGCGAGCGCAATGCCGATCGTCCCGCCGAGCCCGAAGCCGACGAGCCCGTAGAGCGACTGCCCGCTGGTGGCATTCGCGGGCGGTACCAGCTCGACTACGAGCGCGACCGCGGCCAGATGGAATGCCGAGAAGGTGAAGACGTGCCCCAGCTGCACGGCCACGACGGCCCACTGCGCCGTCACGACCGCCGAGAGCATCCAGCGCACGACCGTGACGGCGAGCGTCACGAGGATCAGATCCCCCGGCGAGATCCATCCGAGCACGCGCCGTCCCCAGTGGAAGAGCGCCACCTCGCCCACCACGGCGAGCGCGAACGTGATGCCCGGCAGCGAGCTCGGTAGGCCCAGCGCGCGGACGTGGAGCGCGAAGAACCCCGCCCAGGCGCCGCAGCTCGCCTGGGCGAGGAAGACCGTCGCCAGGAAGGCCGCCATCGGCGGCGTCACGAGCGCCCAGGGCGGCTGCGCGTGCTCCGGATGCCCGCGTTGCCCGCGCGGCAAGAGGGACATGACCGGTGCCAGGAAGACGCTCGGCACGACGATGAGCGCGGGGACGATCCCCGCGCCGTATGCGTCCACAAGCGGCGCGCTCACCGCCGCGCCCACGATGAACGAGAGCGAGCCCCACAACCGCAGGCGCCCGTAGTCGTTTCCGAGCTCCTCCAGGTGGTCGACCACGATCGCGTCCACCATGGGGATGAGCGTGCCGTGGCAGAGGTTCACACCGATGAAGACGAGAACCAGCATCCCGAACTCGCGCACGAAGAGGAGCGGAACGAAGCAGAGCGATCCGGCGGCCGCCGTGATCACGAGCAGACGCTGGCGGTTGCGACGTCGATCGGCGATCCAGCCGAGCACGATCGCGCTCGCCCAGCGCAGGCCCGGTGCCATGGCGCCGAGCAGGCCGATCTGCCAGCCGCCGAAGCCGAGCGACGCCAGGTACAACGGCATGTACGGCAGCCAGACGCCGGCGCCGAGGAAGACGACGAAGTACGCGAGCCGCGCGGTGTACGCCGAGGGTGGGATGCGGCGTTATGGCACGCGGCCGGCGGCTTCGCCCACGTCCCACACCGCCAGCTCGCCCTCGTCGTCGCCCGAGAGAAGCGGGGCATCGCGCCGAGGGCGCGACGCGATCGCGTCCGGCCATCGCCACGCGATCGGGGCCGGCTGGAAGGTGGACGGGAACGGCACCGGGGATGGTCGTCCTCGACGTCCCGTACGCGACCGGCAAGCGGTGCGGCGAGGCCATGTTCCCGGCCCCATTTCGATCTGCACCTACACGGCGGCCGCGGGGCTCGTGAAATGCAAATGATCGGGCTCGCACCGTCTTGACAGGTGCGGCGCTTCGGGCGGAGATTCGGCCACTCGGGTGATCGCGACGCCCGTGTCAGCCGCAGGAGGGATCCCCCATGCCGGAGCACATCGAGGAATATCTGATCGCCCTCGAGGAGCGCGAAATCACGCCGCGGCGCACGCTCAACTCGCTCACGATCCGCGAACCCATCCGCCTGCTGAACCCGCGCTCGCCCGTCTGCGTGCCACCGGCCGCGACGTTGCGCGAGGCCATCGGCATGATGCGCGAGCATCACATCGGCTGCGTGCTGGTCGTCGACGGCGACCGGCTTCTCGGCATCCTCACCGAGCGCGATCTCCTGCTCAAGGTCGAGATCGCGGATCTCGCGAGGCCCA
This window of the Candidatus Eisenbacteria bacterium genome carries:
- a CDS encoding MFS transporter, encoding MPPSAYTARLAYFVVFLGAGVWLPYMPLYLASLGFGGWQIGLLGAMAPGLRWASAIVLGWIADRRRNRQRLLVITAAAGSLCFVPLLFVREFGMLVLVFIGVNLCHGTLIPMVDAIVVDHLEELGNDYGRLRLWGSLSFIVGAAVSAPLVDAYGAGIVPALIVVPSVFLAPVMSLLPRGQRGHPEHAQPPWALVTPPMAAFLATVFLAQASCGAWAGFFALHVRALGLPSSLPGITFALAVVGEVALFHWGRRVLGWISPGDLILVTLAVTVVRWMLSAVVTAQWAVVAVQLGHVFTFSAFHLAAVALVVELVPPANATSGQSLYGLVGFGLGGTIGIALAGVLVDRLGTQGLFWFEAAVASAGVLPAWWLRRIVAHGRVTGHV
- a CDS encoding flagellar basal body-associated FliL family protein; translated protein: MAQRKVPPLIAASVVTLVLTIVGFWGWVATAPGTVAHITRMQAKLNDASCVFSADVVLRNRADEWEFERKQVQVRAAIVDLLRTKSRYMVSSAVAREALRLQMLREVNRVMAEPAARELQFTEFVLS
- a CDS encoding CBS domain-containing protein; translated protein: MPEHIEEYLIALEEREITPRRTLNSLTIREPIRLLNPRSPVCVPPAATLREAIGMMREHHIGCVLVVDGDRLLGILTERDLLLKVEIADLARPIAEFMTPGPETLQLDDPIVWALNRMSVGGYRHVPLVDRDGKPVGIVSVKDIVHYIVAFFPNEVLTLPPDPERADVWSERDGA